In Asanoa sp. WMMD1127, one genomic interval encodes:
- the rsmI gene encoding 16S rRNA (cytidine(1402)-2'-O)-methyltransferase: MGRLVLVGAPLGNPGDASTRMREALETADVVAAEDTRRLVRLARDLGITVPGRIVSYFEGNEERRTPELVETLRDGALVALVTDGGMPSVSDPGYRLVRAALDAGLPVTAAPGPSAVTTALALSGLPTDRFCFEGFLPRTGSARRARLAALAAEERTLVFFEAPHRLAAMLADLAGAFGPDRPAAVCRELTKTYEEVVRRPLGGLAEWATDGEPKGEITLVVAGATATPASRPPDDELRDEVAAAERAGSSRRDAITAVAERHGVRRREVYAIVHASGQ; the protein is encoded by the coding sequence ATTGGGCGTTTGGTTCTTGTTGGCGCGCCGCTCGGCAACCCCGGCGACGCGTCCACCCGGATGCGGGAGGCGCTCGAGACCGCCGACGTCGTCGCGGCCGAGGACACCCGGCGACTGGTCCGGCTCGCCCGCGACCTCGGCATCACGGTGCCCGGCCGGATCGTCTCCTACTTCGAGGGCAACGAGGAGCGGCGTACGCCCGAGCTCGTCGAGACCCTGCGGGACGGCGCGCTGGTCGCCCTGGTCACCGACGGCGGCATGCCGAGCGTCTCGGACCCCGGCTACCGGCTGGTGCGGGCCGCCCTCGACGCCGGCCTGCCGGTCACCGCGGCCCCCGGCCCGAGCGCGGTGACCACCGCCCTGGCCCTCTCCGGCCTGCCCACCGACCGGTTCTGCTTCGAGGGCTTCCTGCCCCGCACCGGCAGCGCGCGGCGCGCCCGCCTCGCCGCCCTCGCCGCCGAGGAGCGCACGCTGGTCTTCTTCGAGGCGCCGCACCGGCTGGCCGCGATGCTGGCCGACCTGGCGGGCGCGTTCGGCCCCGACCGCCCGGCCGCGGTCTGCCGCGAGCTGACCAAGACCTACGAGGAGGTCGTCCGCCGACCGCTCGGCGGGCTGGCCGAGTGGGCCACCGACGGCGAACCCAAGGGCGAGATCACACTGGTGGTCGCCGGCGCCACCGCGACGCCGGCCAGCCGGCCGCCCGACGACGAGCTCCGGGACGAGGTCGCCGCCGCGGAGCGGGCCGGCAGCTCACGGCGCGACGCGATCACCGCGGTGGCGGAGCGACACGGCGTACGCCGGCGCGAGGTCTACGCCATCGTCCACGCCAGTGGTCAGTAG
- the metG gene encoding methionine--tRNA ligase gives MSHVLAAVAWPYANGPRHIGHVSGFGVPSDVFSRYMRMAGHDVLMVSGTDEHGTPIQVQADSEGVTARELADRYNRVIVEDLHGLGLSYDLFTRTTTGNHYQVVQDLFDGLYRNGYIVAKTTLGAISPSTGRTLPDRYIEGTCPICGYGSARGDQCDNCGNQLDPEQLINPRSRINGETPEFVETEHFFLDLPAVAEALAAWLDTREGWRPNVLRFSRNLLDDLQPRAITRDLEWGVPIPLEGWRDRSDKRIYVWFDAVIGYLSASIEWARRSGDPSAWKRWWSADGEGKDAAAYYFMGKDNIVFHSVIWPAILLGYSGQGARGGSPGDLGSLNLPTEVVSSEFLTMEGRKFSSSRQVVIYVRDFLERYDADALRYFIAVAGPESQDTDFTWAEFLRRNNDELVAGWGNLVNRSISMAAKNFGEIPPAGELTEADEALLAFAKAGFRTVGELIEKHRQKQAIGEAMRVVAEANKYLSEQAPWKLKDAADKPRMGTILHVALQVVSDANTLLTPFLPHSAQKVHELLGGAGVHAPMPVIEEVSDLDGGPSYPVLTGDYSVGARWESVPVEAGRPLAAPKPVFRKLDPSIVDEELARLG, from the coding sequence ATGAGTCACGTTCTCGCCGCGGTCGCCTGGCCCTACGCCAACGGCCCGCGTCACATCGGCCATGTGTCCGGCTTCGGGGTGCCCTCCGACGTGTTCAGCCGTTACATGCGCATGGCCGGGCACGACGTGCTCATGGTGTCGGGCACCGACGAGCACGGCACCCCGATCCAGGTGCAGGCCGACAGCGAGGGCGTGACCGCCCGCGAGCTGGCCGATCGCTACAACCGGGTGATCGTCGAGGACCTGCACGGGCTCGGGCTCTCGTACGACCTGTTCACCCGCACCACGACCGGCAACCACTACCAGGTCGTGCAGGACCTCTTCGACGGGCTCTACCGCAACGGCTACATCGTCGCGAAGACCACGCTCGGCGCGATCTCGCCGTCGACCGGCCGCACCCTGCCCGACCGCTACATCGAGGGCACCTGCCCGATCTGCGGGTACGGCAGCGCGCGCGGCGACCAGTGCGACAACTGCGGCAACCAGCTCGACCCCGAGCAGCTGATCAACCCGCGCTCCCGGATCAACGGCGAGACGCCGGAGTTCGTCGAGACCGAGCACTTCTTCCTCGACCTGCCGGCCGTGGCCGAGGCGCTGGCCGCCTGGCTCGACACCCGTGAGGGCTGGCGGCCCAACGTGCTGCGGTTCTCCCGCAACCTGCTCGACGACCTGCAGCCCCGGGCGATCACCCGCGACCTCGAGTGGGGTGTGCCGATCCCGCTCGAGGGCTGGCGCGACCGGTCCGACAAGCGGATCTACGTCTGGTTCGACGCGGTGATCGGCTACCTGTCGGCCTCGATCGAGTGGGCCCGCCGGTCCGGCGACCCCTCGGCGTGGAAGCGGTGGTGGTCGGCCGACGGCGAGGGCAAGGACGCCGCGGCGTACTACTTCATGGGCAAGGACAACATCGTCTTCCACTCGGTGATCTGGCCGGCGATCCTGCTCGGCTATTCGGGCCAGGGGGCGCGCGGCGGCTCGCCGGGCGACCTCGGCTCGCTCAACCTGCCCACCGAGGTGGTCTCCAGCGAGTTCCTCACCATGGAGGGCCGCAAGTTCTCGTCGTCGCGCCAGGTCGTGATCTACGTGCGCGACTTCCTGGAGCGCTACGACGCCGACGCGCTGCGCTACTTCATCGCCGTGGCCGGGCCGGAGAGCCAGGACACCGACTTCACCTGGGCCGAGTTCCTGCGCCGCAACAACGACGAGCTCGTCGCCGGCTGGGGCAACCTGGTCAACCGGTCGATCTCGATGGCCGCCAAGAACTTCGGCGAGATCCCGCCGGCCGGTGAGCTGACCGAGGCGGACGAGGCGCTGCTGGCCTTCGCCAAGGCCGGCTTCCGCACGGTCGGCGAGCTGATCGAGAAGCACCGGCAGAAGCAGGCGATCGGCGAGGCGATGCGGGTCGTCGCCGAGGCCAACAAATACCTGTCGGAGCAGGCGCCGTGGAAGCTCAAGGACGCGGCCGACAAGCCGCGGATGGGCACCATCCTGCACGTCGCGCTCCAGGTCGTCAGCGACGCCAACACGCTGCTGACGCCGTTCCTGCCGCACTCGGCGCAGAAGGTGCACGAGCTGCTCGGCGGCGCGGGCGTGCACGCGCCGATGCCCGTCATCGAGGAGGTGTCGGACCTCGACGGCGGCCCGTCCTACCCCGTGCTGACCGGTGACTACTCGGTCGGCGCGCGGTGGGAGTCGGTGCCGGTCGAGGCCGGCCGCCCGCTGGCCGCCCCGAAGCCGGTGTTCCGCAAGCTGGACCCGTCGATCGTCGACGAGGAGCTCGCGCGGCTCGGCTGA
- a CDS encoding TatD family hydrolase: MTEQSQSRQERAARRAGEFPPPPLPLAVPVADSHTHIDITVSEAAGGGRDVFGPDPVSGAIAAAANAGVDRLVQVGVDVESSRWGLAKAREHSAVVATVALHPNEAPRLPNLDEALRIIEGLAADERVRGIGETGLDTFRTGAEGRSAQEASFRAHIAIAKRYGKTLVIHDRDAHDDVLRVLDDEGAPDTVVLHCFSADEAFAAECVRRGYLLSFAGTVTFGSAGALRAAAAITPAEQMLVETDAPYLTPMPYRGRPNASYLIPLTVRALAQAKNADVDELCAAISVATERAFGQW; this comes from the coding sequence ATGACCGAGCAGTCGCAGTCACGTCAGGAGCGGGCCGCCCGCCGCGCCGGGGAGTTCCCGCCGCCGCCGCTCCCGCTGGCGGTGCCGGTGGCCGACAGCCACACGCACATCGATATCACGGTAAGCGAGGCCGCCGGCGGCGGACGCGACGTCTTCGGCCCCGACCCGGTCTCGGGCGCGATCGCGGCGGCGGCCAACGCGGGCGTCGACCGGCTGGTCCAGGTGGGCGTCGACGTCGAGTCGTCCCGCTGGGGTCTGGCCAAGGCCCGCGAGCACTCCGCCGTGGTGGCCACCGTGGCGTTGCACCCCAACGAGGCGCCGCGCCTGCCCAACCTCGACGAGGCGCTGCGGATCATCGAGGGGCTCGCGGCCGACGAGCGGGTGCGCGGCATCGGCGAGACCGGTCTCGACACGTTCCGCACCGGCGCGGAGGGGCGGTCGGCCCAGGAGGCCAGCTTCCGGGCGCACATCGCGATCGCGAAGCGGTACGGCAAGACGCTGGTGATCCACGACCGCGACGCCCACGACGACGTGCTGCGCGTGCTCGACGACGAGGGCGCACCGGACACGGTCGTGCTGCACTGCTTCTCCGCCGACGAGGCGTTCGCGGCGGAGTGCGTGCGGCGCGGCTACCTGCTCTCGTTCGCGGGCACGGTGACGTTCGGCAGCGCGGGCGCGCTGCGGGCCGCGGCGGCGATCACCCCGGCGGAGCAGATGCTGGTGGAGACCGACGCGCCCTACCTGACGCCGATGCCCTACCGCGGCCGCCCGAACGCGTCCTATCTCATCCCGTTGACGGTGCGGGCGCTGGCGCAGGCCAAGAACGCCGACGTCGACGAGCTGTGCGCCGCGATCTCGGTGGCCACGGAGCGCGCCTTCGGGCAGTGGTGA
- a CDS encoding VOC family protein yields the protein MFNPTRPFSGFSVDDIPAAKRFYGETLGLPVSELNGMLMIDIGAGAEVLVYPKANHQPATFTILNFPVADIDSAVDDLASRGIRFERYEGMPHDEKGIVRGDGPDIAWFTDPAGNVLSVLSDR from the coding sequence ATGTTCAACCCCACCCGGCCGTTCAGTGGCTTCTCGGTCGACGACATCCCGGCCGCCAAGCGGTTCTACGGCGAGACGCTCGGTCTGCCGGTCTCCGAGCTCAACGGCATGTTGATGATCGACATCGGGGCCGGGGCCGAGGTGCTGGTCTATCCCAAGGCCAACCACCAGCCGGCCACGTTCACGATCCTCAACTTCCCCGTCGCCGACATCGACTCCGCGGTCGACGACCTGGCCAGCCGGGGCATCAGGTTCGAGCGCTACGAGGGCATGCCGCACGACGAGAAGGGGATCGTGCGGGGCGACGGTCCCGACATCGCCTGGTTCACCGACCCGGCCGGCAACGTCCTCTCGGTGCTCTCCGACCGCTGA
- the rsmA gene encoding 16S rRNA (adenine(1518)-N(6)/adenine(1519)-N(6))-dimethyltransferase RsmA — MTELLGPAEIRALAARLGVAPTKRLGQNFVHDPNTVRRIVAAAELAPDEVVVEVGPGLGSLTLGLLAAGARVQAVEVDPVLAGALAATAADRGAADGRLTVHAADALRITAAELSPAPTALVANLPYNVAVPVVLHLLAELPTLRHGLVMVQKEVADRLTAGPGSKVYGVPSVKLAWYAAARPAGRVPPSVFWPVPNVDSGLVAFTLREPPRADVPRADVFRVVDAAFAQRRKTLRAALAGWAGGAERAAQVLVAAGVDPGARGEALGVEAFADIAAAANVPATAPE, encoded by the coding sequence GTGACCGAACTGCTGGGACCGGCCGAGATTCGTGCGCTCGCGGCGCGGCTCGGGGTGGCGCCGACCAAGCGGCTCGGGCAGAACTTCGTGCACGACCCCAACACCGTGCGGCGGATCGTCGCGGCCGCCGAGCTCGCGCCCGACGAGGTCGTCGTCGAGGTCGGGCCCGGGCTCGGCTCGCTGACGCTCGGGCTGCTCGCGGCCGGGGCCCGGGTGCAGGCCGTCGAGGTCGACCCCGTCCTGGCCGGCGCGCTCGCCGCGACCGCGGCCGACCGCGGCGCCGCCGACGGCAGGCTCACCGTGCACGCCGCCGACGCCCTGCGGATCACCGCGGCGGAGCTGAGCCCGGCGCCGACCGCGCTGGTGGCCAACCTGCCCTACAACGTCGCCGTGCCGGTGGTGCTGCATCTGCTGGCCGAGCTGCCGACGCTGCGGCACGGGCTGGTGATGGTGCAGAAGGAGGTCGCCGACCGGTTGACCGCCGGGCCCGGCAGCAAGGTCTACGGGGTGCCGTCGGTCAAGCTCGCCTGGTACGCCGCCGCCCGCCCCGCCGGCCGGGTGCCGCCGAGCGTGTTCTGGCCGGTGCCCAACGTCGACTCGGGCCTGGTCGCGTTCACGTTGCGGGAGCCGCCGCGGGCCGATGTACCCCGGGCGGATGTTTTCCGGGTTGTCGACGCGGCCTTCGCGCAGCGCCGCAAGACGCTGCGGGCGGCGCTGGCCGGGTGGGCCGGTGGCGCCGAGCGTGCCGCGCAGGTGCTGGTAGCGGCCGGTGTCGATCCCGGCGCGCGCGGCGAGGCGCTGGGCGTCGAGGCGTTCGCCGACATCGCGGCGGCGGCCAACGTGCCGGCGACCGCTCCCGAGTAG
- a CDS encoding 4-(cytidine 5'-diphospho)-2-C-methyl-D-erythritol kinase yields the protein MTEAWEPEGEERPRLGASGPVKVRVPAKINLHLGVGPARADGYHELSTVYHAIALHDEITARRGDTLALTMEGVGAGELALDESNLVIRAARALARHAGVPAHARLHLRKQIPLAAGLAGGSADAAAALVACDALWGTGMTRDDLAAIAAEIGSDVPFLVYGGTALGTGRGETVSPVLARPTTWHWVVAVADGGLATPAVYAELDRLRALRAAPPPLGSTDDLLAALRQRDPEVLAGALGNDLQAAALSLRPQLADVLKAGRAAGALAGIVSGSGPTCVFLAYDAGEANMIAGALEQAGVCREARTATGPVAGARVI from the coding sequence GTGACCGAAGCGTGGGAGCCGGAGGGGGAGGAACGCCCTCGGCTGGGCGCATCCGGCCCGGTCAAGGTCCGCGTTCCGGCGAAGATCAACCTGCACCTGGGCGTCGGGCCGGCGCGCGCCGACGGTTACCACGAGCTGAGCACCGTCTATCACGCGATCGCGCTGCACGACGAGATCACCGCCCGCCGCGGTGACACGCTCGCGTTGACCATGGAGGGCGTCGGCGCCGGTGAGCTGGCGCTCGACGAGAGCAACCTGGTGATCCGCGCGGCCCGCGCGCTGGCCCGGCACGCCGGCGTCCCCGCACACGCCCGCCTGCACCTGCGCAAGCAGATCCCGCTCGCGGCCGGGCTGGCCGGCGGCAGCGCCGACGCGGCGGCCGCCCTGGTCGCCTGCGACGCGCTGTGGGGCACCGGGATGACCCGCGACGACCTGGCCGCGATCGCCGCCGAGATCGGCTCCGACGTGCCGTTCCTGGTCTACGGCGGCACCGCGCTGGGCACCGGCCGCGGCGAGACGGTCAGCCCGGTGCTGGCCCGCCCGACCACCTGGCACTGGGTGGTCGCGGTGGCCGACGGCGGCCTGGCCACGCCGGCTGTCTACGCGGAGCTCGACCGGCTGCGCGCGCTGCGGGCCGCCCCGCCACCGCTCGGCAGCACCGACGACCTGCTCGCCGCCCTGCGCCAGCGCGACCCCGAGGTGCTGGCCGGCGCGCTCGGCAACGACCTGCAGGCCGCCGCGCTCTCCCTGCGCCCGCAGCTCGCCGACGTGCTCAAGGCCGGCCGGGCCGCCGGCGCGCTCGCCGGCATCGTCTCGGGCTCGGGACCGACCTGCGTCTTCCTGGCCTACGACGCGGGCGAGGCCAACATGATCGCCGGCGCCCTCGAGCAGGCCGGTGTCTGCCGCGAGGCCCGCACCGCCACCGGCCCCGTGGCCGGCGCCCGAGTGATCTAG
- a CDS encoding ABC-F family ATP-binding cassette domain-containing protein: MVNIVNLDRVSKGYGAAGPLLTGVSAGIDDADRIGVVGLNGAGKSTLLRLITRQEEPDGGRVTLRRDLRVAALPQTLSFAPDDTVRDVVIGTAWLAEGLGAEHEWAGDAGVRAILDGLGMPHLGLDQPVGPMSGGERRRVALAALLVRPADLLVLDEPTNHLDVAGVDWLARHLLGRKGALVVVTHDRWFLDAVCTTTWEVADRTIRAYEGGFAAWTLARAERERIAAATEARRQNLLRKEIAWLRRGPPARTSKPRFRIDAANALIADVPPPRDTLSLQRLATARLGKQVYDLENAFLTAGAKPILDDLTWQVGPGDRIAILGANGAGKTTLLRLLAGRSTPHAGRFTVGATVKPAFLSQELAELPGDLRVLEAVEEVARRVNLGGRELSAAQLAEVFGFVDRPSGGGTRTSSLWTPVSDLSGGERRRLQMLRLLAGEPNVLLLDEPTNDLDTDTLASLEDLLDSWPGTLIVASHDRYLVERVTDAVYGMFGDGRLVHLPGGVDEYLARVTGAPAVAGPPITEPTAAQERTGMSAAEVRAARKDLVRLERAVSRLTEREAALHDQLATHATDYAKVAELDGQLRELRAERERVEEEWLELAEQVDAS, translated from the coding sequence ATGGTCAACATCGTCAACCTGGACCGGGTGTCCAAGGGCTACGGCGCGGCCGGGCCGCTGCTGACCGGCGTCTCGGCGGGGATCGACGACGCCGACCGGATCGGCGTGGTCGGCCTCAACGGCGCCGGCAAGTCGACCCTGCTCCGGCTGATCACCAGGCAGGAGGAGCCGGACGGGGGCCGGGTGACGCTCCGCCGCGACCTGCGGGTGGCCGCGCTGCCGCAGACCCTGTCGTTCGCGCCGGACGACACGGTGCGCGACGTCGTGATCGGCACCGCGTGGCTCGCCGAAGGCCTCGGCGCCGAGCACGAGTGGGCCGGCGACGCCGGCGTACGCGCGATCCTCGACGGTCTCGGCATGCCCCACCTCGGCCTCGACCAGCCGGTCGGCCCGATGTCCGGCGGCGAGCGGCGCCGGGTCGCGCTGGCGGCGCTGCTGGTCCGCCCGGCCGACCTGCTCGTGCTCGACGAGCCCACCAACCACCTCGACGTGGCCGGCGTCGACTGGCTGGCCCGGCACCTGCTCGGCCGCAAGGGCGCGCTGGTCGTCGTCACCCACGACCGGTGGTTCCTCGACGCGGTCTGCACGACGACGTGGGAGGTCGCCGACCGGACCATCCGGGCGTACGAGGGCGGCTTCGCCGCGTGGACCCTGGCCCGGGCGGAGCGCGAGCGGATCGCGGCGGCGACCGAGGCGCGCCGGCAGAACCTGCTCCGCAAGGAGATCGCCTGGCTGCGCCGCGGCCCGCCGGCCCGCACCTCGAAGCCCCGCTTCCGCATCGACGCCGCCAACGCGCTGATCGCCGACGTGCCGCCGCCCCGTGACACGCTGTCGCTGCAGCGGCTCGCCACGGCCCGGCTCGGCAAGCAGGTCTACGACCTGGAGAACGCCTTCCTGACCGCCGGCGCCAAGCCGATCCTCGACGACCTGACCTGGCAGGTCGGGCCCGGCGACCGGATCGCGATCCTCGGCGCCAACGGGGCCGGCAAGACCACGCTGCTGCGGCTCCTGGCCGGCCGGTCCACACCGCACGCCGGGCGGTTCACGGTGGGCGCCACGGTCAAGCCGGCGTTCCTCTCGCAGGAGCTGGCCGAGCTGCCGGGCGACCTGCGCGTGCTGGAGGCGGTCGAAGAGGTGGCCCGCCGGGTCAACCTGGGCGGCCGGGAGCTGTCCGCGGCCCAGCTCGCCGAGGTCTTCGGGTTCGTCGACCGGCCCTCGGGCGGTGGCACCCGCACGTCGAGCCTGTGGACGCCGGTGAGCGACCTGTCCGGCGGCGAACGGCGCCGGCTGCAGATGCTGCGGCTGCTCGCCGGCGAGCCCAACGTGCTGCTGCTCGACGAACCGACCAACGACCTCGACACCGACACCCTGGCCTCGCTGGAGGACCTGCTCGACTCGTGGCCCGGCACGCTGATCGTCGCCTCGCACGACCGCTACCTGGTCGAACGGGTCACCGACGCCGTTTACGGCATGTTCGGCGACGGCCGCCTGGTGCACCTGCCCGGCGGCGTCGACGAATACCTCGCCCGGGTCACCGGCGCCCCGGCCGTGGCCGGCCCGCCGATCACCGAGCCCACGGCGGCGCAGGAGCGGACCGGGATGTCGGCGGCCGAGGTCCGCGCGGCCCGCAAGGACCTGGTCCGGCTGGAGCGGGCGGTCAGCCGGCTGACCGAGCGCGAGGCGGCGCTGCACGACCAGCTGGCCACCCACGCCACCGACTACGCCAAGGTGGCCGAGCTCGACGGTCAGCTCCGGGAGCTGCGGGCGGAACGCGAACGGGTCGAGGAGGAGTGGCTCGAACTGGCCGAGCAGGTCGACGCGTCGTAA
- a CDS encoding DUF4383 domain-containing protein yields MHNPINHPARSTYRVLAGLVGLYLVVFGGIGLATTGGDGLFAQDAGRALGQGTNLANSLVSIVIGAIVLIAAVVGRNFDVTVNRLVSYFLMALGLLTLALLQTDANFLGHTLASSIVMMSLGLVLLLASMYGKVGSADDHEAWQRARLEF; encoded by the coding sequence ATGCACAACCCCATCAACCACCCCGCGCGCTCGACCTATCGCGTGCTGGCCGGGCTTGTCGGGCTCTACCTGGTCGTCTTCGGCGGCATCGGCCTCGCCACGACCGGCGGCGACGGCCTGTTCGCGCAGGACGCCGGCCGGGCGCTGGGCCAGGGCACCAACCTGGCCAACTCGCTGGTGAGCATCGTGATCGGCGCGATCGTGCTGATCGCCGCGGTCGTCGGGCGCAACTTCGACGTCACGGTCAACCGGCTGGTCTCGTACTTCCTCATGGCCCTCGGCCTGCTGACCCTGGCGCTGCTGCAGACCGACGCCAACTTCCTCGGCCACACGCTGGCCAGCAGCATCGTGATGATGAGCCTGGGCCTCGTGCTGCTGCTCGCCAGCATGTACGGCAAGGTCGGCTCGGCGGACGACCACGAGGCGTGGCAGCGGGCCCGTCTCGAGTTCTGA
- a CDS encoding DUF4383 domain-containing protein, which produces MAHFPLNHPLRPLYRALAGLTGTYILIFGCVSLTKTVGETLFARESNWALGLRTNLAFAIVSVIWGLIVLGANLIGGNVGHYINLAGAVVFMVTGIFMLAFMQTAANFLNFSVSTAVLSLIFGVVLLLAGMYDKTGSAESQRAEQAYKSTSIPRTAPRR; this is translated from the coding sequence ATGGCGCACTTCCCGCTCAACCACCCGCTCCGACCCCTCTACCGGGCGCTGGCCGGGCTCACGGGCACGTACATCCTGATCTTCGGTTGTGTCTCGTTGACCAAGACGGTCGGCGAGACGCTGTTCGCGCGGGAGAGCAACTGGGCGCTGGGCCTGCGCACCAACCTGGCGTTCGCCATCGTGTCGGTGATCTGGGGCCTGATCGTGCTGGGCGCCAACCTGATCGGCGGCAACGTCGGCCACTACATCAACCTGGCCGGCGCGGTGGTCTTCATGGTCACCGGCATCTTCATGCTGGCGTTCATGCAGACGGCGGCGAACTTCCTCAACTTCTCGGTGTCGACGGCCGTCCTGTCGTTGATCTTCGGCGTGGTCCTGCTGCTGGCCGGCATGTACGACAAGACCGGCTCGGCCGAGTCCCAACGGGCCGAGCAGGCCTACAAGAGCACGTCGATCCCGCGCACCGCCCCCCGGCGGTGA
- a CDS encoding TetR/AcrR family transcriptional regulator — translation MSATQRREQLIAIGRQLFAERGFDATSIEEVAARAKVSKPVVYEHFGGKEGLYAVVVDREVRSLLDRITNALTAGHPRELLEQAALALLDYIEQETDGFRVLVRESPVMSSTGNFSSVLNDLAHQAEHILGAEFKTRGFDPKLAELYSQALVGMVALTGRWWLEVRKPRKDVVASHLVNLAWNGLSHLESKPALVVRDHR, via the coding sequence ATGTCCGCGACCCAGCGTCGTGAGCAGCTGATCGCGATCGGGCGTCAACTCTTCGCGGAGCGTGGCTTCGACGCCACCTCGATCGAAGAGGTGGCGGCCCGGGCCAAGGTCTCCAAGCCCGTGGTCTACGAGCACTTCGGTGGCAAGGAGGGCCTCTACGCCGTCGTCGTCGACCGCGAGGTGCGCTCGCTGCTCGACCGGATCACCAACGCGCTGACCGCGGGCCACCCGCGCGAGCTGCTCGAGCAGGCCGCGCTGGCGCTGCTCGACTACATCGAGCAGGAGACCGACGGCTTCCGGGTGCTCGTGCGCGAGTCACCGGTGATGTCGTCGACCGGCAACTTCAGCAGCGTGCTCAACGACCTGGCGCACCAGGCCGAGCACATCCTGGGCGCCGAGTTCAAGACGCGCGGGTTCGACCCGAAGTTGGCCGAGCTCTACTCACAGGCGCTGGTGGGCATGGTCGCGCTGACCGGCCGCTGGTGGCTGGAGGTGCGCAAGCCCCGCAAGGACGTGGTCGCCAGCCACCTGGTCAACCTCGCCTGGAACGGCCTGTCCCACCTGGAGTCCAAGCCGGCCCTGGTGGTCCGCGACCACCGCTGA
- a CDS encoding acyl-CoA desaturase, translating into MTITATPTETTSTGPKPLTEGKQSTGVLVALWGFVVLPFLAVMAAIPVAVVGGWLSWTDAAIALVLYVVSGLGITVGFHRYFTHGSFKAKRWLRVTLAVAGSFAIEGNVIQWVADHRRHHAFSDVEGDPHSPWRFGGGVWGLTKGLFFAHVGWMFSRELGNRQRFAPDLLADKDIRRVDALFPLLVVISTLSPALVGGLVTWSWQGALTAFFWGGLVRIAVLHHVTWSINSVCHVYGERPFEVRQGDKAANFWPLAILSFGESWHNLHHADPTCARHGVLKGQIDSSARTIWLFEKFGWVSNVRWPKPERIAAKLVKTNA; encoded by the coding sequence ATGACCATCACCGCGACCCCCACCGAGACGACATCGACAGGCCCTAAGCCACTCACCGAGGGCAAGCAGTCAACCGGGGTGCTCGTCGCCCTCTGGGGTTTCGTGGTCCTGCCGTTCCTGGCGGTCATGGCCGCGATTCCGGTGGCCGTCGTCGGCGGTTGGCTGTCCTGGACCGACGCGGCCATCGCGCTGGTCCTCTACGTGGTCTCCGGCCTCGGCATCACGGTCGGGTTCCACCGCTACTTCACGCACGGCTCGTTCAAGGCGAAGCGCTGGCTGCGGGTGACCCTCGCGGTGGCGGGCTCGTTCGCGATCGAGGGCAACGTGATCCAGTGGGTCGCCGACCACCGGCGACACCACGCGTTCTCCGACGTGGAGGGCGACCCGCACTCCCCGTGGCGCTTCGGGGGTGGCGTCTGGGGTCTCACCAAGGGTCTGTTCTTCGCGCACGTCGGCTGGATGTTCTCGCGCGAGCTGGGCAACCGTCAGCGGTTCGCGCCCGACCTGCTCGCCGACAAGGACATCCGCCGGGTCGACGCGCTGTTCCCGCTCCTGGTGGTCATCTCGACGCTCTCGCCGGCCCTGGTCGGCGGCCTGGTCACCTGGTCCTGGCAGGGCGCGCTGACCGCGTTCTTCTGGGGCGGCCTGGTCCGCATCGCGGTGCTGCACCACGTCACCTGGTCGATCAACTCCGTGTGCCACGTCTACGGTGAGCGCCCGTTCGAGGTGCGCCAGGGTGACAAGGCCGCCAACTTCTGGCCGCTGGCGATCCTGTCGTTCGGCGAGAGCTGGCACAACCTGCACCACGCCGACCCGACCTGCGCCCGGCACGGCGTCCTCAAGGGCCAGATCGACAGCTCCGCCCGGACGATCTGGCTGTTCGAGAAGTTCGGCTGGGTGTCCAACGTGCGCTGGCCGAAGCCCGAGCGGATCGCCGCCAAGCTCGTCAAGACGAACGCCTGA